AATGCCGGCCACGATGCGCCGGACCACGGACCAGTCCACCGCGCCACGGCGGTGATGGGCCATGAAGCTCGATACCGAGGTGAACATGATGCTGGCCATGGACGTGCCCAGGGCCAGATGCATGATCAGCTCCTGCGGCAGTTGTTGCAGTTCCATGCAAAAAACCAGCATGGGCACGATGACCAGCCCACCGCCGACGCCCAACAGCCCGGCCAGAACTCCGGCCACGGCCCCCAC
This portion of the Deltaproteobacteria bacterium genome encodes:
- a CDS encoding sulfite exporter TauE/SafE family protein translates to MFEVLALYVVVGAVAGVLAGLLGVGGGLVIVPMLVFCMELQQLPQELIMHLALGTSMASIMFTSVSSFMAHHRRGAVDWSVVRRIVAGI